The following proteins come from a genomic window of Ictalurus furcatus strain D&B chromosome 14, Billie_1.0, whole genome shotgun sequence:
- the gpr37a gene encoding prosaposin receptor GPR37, with amino-acid sequence MGTQLTGLFCLLLCCELSTATAYRRNFRLGKSLPTRSYNNALRTSSERALALLAHRNGFNDHLQQKDGLNVPETFGENVLGYESQNGRVGVTGVPLAHADKTLDAPGTHEATSLSWIHTLDRKHVKDPGVYERQRRAARTNQSEPGSVVEKLESLPKPSSQQQQQQPTEPPSVFPSPDPAFTVPEEDYEDSTPLGPINTRPRGPGLPNPFHPGTGESYAAYAVILVSVIMFTAGIIGNIAIMCTVCHNYYMRSVSNSLLANLALWDFLITFFCLPLVIFHQLTKDWLLGEFSCKIIPYFEVASLGVTTFTLCALCIDRFRAASNVRMYYETLENCASTAAKLAVIWLGALLLALPELLIHQLVTEERELPAEELPEVANEMLPSERCIVRISTTLPDSLYVLGLTYDGARLWWHFGCYFCLPTVFTIISSVVTARKMRQAERASVRGQREQIHLERRMNCTVVALAILYGFCVIPENVYNVVSAYMAIGMPRHTLDILHMVSQMLLFCKCAVTPVLLLVLCQPFSKAFLQCCCCCLDECGPPKLSNGTSNDNENEATTELELSPYSTVHREAASYTSVSTHS; translated from the exons ATGGGAACACAATTAACAGGATTATTTTGTCTGCTCTTGTGTTGTGAACTTTCGACAGCTACCGCGTACAGGCGCAACTTCAGGCTTGGGAAGAGCCTCCCCACTCGTTCCTATAATAATGCCCTCAGGACTAGCTCTGAGCGCGCGCTGGCACTCCTGGCTCACAGGAACGGATTTAATGATCACCTACAACAGAAAGACGGTTTAAACGTGCCCGAGACGTTTGGGGAAAACGTCCTGGGTTATGAGTCTCAAAATGGCCGTGTGGGTGTTACAGGTGTTCCACTGGCACACGCGGATAAAACACTTGACGCACCCGGTACGCATGAAGCCACAAGTCTGTCCTGGATACACACACTTGACAGAAAGCACGTGAAAGATCCTGGTGTGTACGAACGACAAAGAAGAGCTGCGAGGACGAATCAAAGTGAACCAGGATCAGTAGTTGAGAAGTTGGAAAGCCTCCCTAAACCATCatctcagcagcagcagcagcagcccaCAGAGCCGCCGAGTGTTTTCCCTTCACCTGACCCTGCGTTCACTGTCCCTGAGGAGGACTACGAGGACAGCACTCCTCTCGGCCCCATTAACACCCGACCCAGAGGTCCTGGGCTTCCAAACCCGTTTCATCCAGGCACAGGGGAATCATACGCAGCGTATGCGGTCATATTAGTGTCTGTAATCATGTTCACAGCGGGGATAATCGGCAATATCGCAATCATGTGCACCGTGTGTCATAATTACTACATGCGCAGCGTCTCAAACTCACTGCTCGCCAATCTGGCCCTGTGGGATTTCCTCATCACCTTCTTCTGCTTACCCTTAGTGATATTCCACCAGCTCACGAAGGACTGGCTGCTTGGAGAGTTTTCCTGTAAAATTATACCCTACTTTgag GTGGCTTCCTTGGGTGTAACTACTTTTACCCTTTGCGCTTTGTGTATCGACCGTTTCCGAGCCGCATCCAATGTGCGGATGTACTACGAGACGCTTGAGAACTGTGCCTCCACTGCAGCTAAGCTGGCTGTGATCTGGCTGGGTGCTCTTTTGCTGGCACTGCCTGAGCTGCTAATCCACCAGCTGGtaacagaggagagagagttgCCTGCTGAGGAGCTCCCTGAGGTGGCTAATGAGATGCTACCCAGCGAGCGCTGTATAGTCCGCATCTCCACAACACTCCCTGACTCCCTTTACGTGCTGGGACTTACTTATGATGGAGCCCGTCTTTGGTGGCACTTTGGCTGCTACTTCTGTCTGCCCACTGTTTTCACCATTATCAGCTCAGTGGTAACAGCGCGGAAGATGCGCCAGGCTGAGAGGGCAAGTGTTCGTGGGCAGCGTGAGCAGATCCATCTGGAGAGAAGGATGAACTGTACAGTAGTGGCTCTGGCCATCCTCTATGGGTTTTGTGTGATCCCAGAGAACGTCTACAATGTTGTGTCAGCATACATGGCCATTGGAATGCCACGCCACACTCTGGACATCCTACACATGGTTAGTCAGATGCTGCTGTTCTGCAAGTGTGCAGTGACACCTGTGCTGCTGCTAGTGCTTTGTCAGCCTTTCAGCAAAGCCTTTCtgcagtgctgctgctgctgcctggACGAATGCGGCCCGCCAAAGTTGTCTAATGGGACTAGCAACGACAACGAGAATGAGGCCACTACTGAGCTGGAGCTCTCACCCTATAGCACTGTGCACAGGGAAGCAGCTAGCTATACATCTGTCAGCACACACTCCTAG